The following coding sequences are from one Roseburia hominis A2-183 window:
- a CDS encoding ABC transporter substrate-binding protein, producing MRKKLVGTLLIAAMTASTLAGCGSSNSTAGTSASGGAAETSPAESATEAEGTDAADGEEVLTVWCWDPTFNVYAMKQAEAIYQKDHPNFKLDIQEKVYTDIEQNIITAAEADNYDTLPDIFLMQDNSFQKNIANYPEVFTELSDSGINFDDFSGGKLGDSTAEGKHYGIPFDNGASIMAIRSDMVEAAGLTVEDFKDTTWSEFMELAKKVVDANGVPMLTSSGGSEIVIEMLQSAGASPIVNGEVHLADNAALKKAIEVYKQLIDEGIMVDYTDWDQYIASMNKGEAAGVIQGCWIMSSIQSAEDQSGKWAIVNMPALDGIDGATNYANCGGASWAVSSNCKNTELAFDFLKTTFGGSVELYDDLLPNAGAISSYLPAAQSDVYNQTSDFYGGQAVYKDIVEFAGKVPAINYGAYYNDIRSALTDAITNVVQNGADIDEEIQNAQDAVEFNISE from the coding sequence ATGAGAAAGAAATTAGTAGGCACACTGCTTATAGCAGCGATGACCGCTTCCACACTTGCAGGCTGCGGAAGCAGTAACAGCACAGCAGGCACTTCTGCATCCGGCGGTGCAGCTGAAACCAGCCCGGCAGAGTCTGCAACAGAAGCTGAAGGCACAGATGCAGCAGATGGCGAAGAAGTTCTTACTGTATGGTGCTGGGATCCAACCTTCAATGTATATGCAATGAAACAGGCTGAGGCAATTTACCAGAAAGATCATCCCAATTTTAAACTGGACATTCAGGAGAAGGTTTACACCGATATTGAGCAGAACATCATTACCGCTGCTGAGGCCGATAATTATGACACACTGCCGGACATTTTCCTGATGCAGGATAATTCTTTCCAGAAAAATATTGCAAATTATCCCGAGGTTTTCACAGAATTATCAGATTCCGGTATTAATTTTGACGATTTCTCCGGTGGTAAATTAGGAGATTCTACCGCAGAAGGAAAACACTACGGTATTCCTTTTGATAATGGAGCATCTATTATGGCAATCCGTTCCGATATGGTAGAGGCTGCCGGTCTTACCGTTGAAGATTTCAAGGACACAACCTGGTCTGAGTTCATGGAGCTGGCGAAAAAAGTTGTCGATGCAAACGGTGTTCCCATGCTGACAAGTTCCGGCGGTTCTGAAATTGTTATCGAGATGCTGCAGTCTGCAGGCGCATCTCCTATCGTTAATGGTGAAGTTCATCTGGCGGACAACGCAGCTTTGAAAAAAGCAATCGAGGTTTACAAGCAGTTAATCGATGAGGGGATTATGGTTGACTACACCGACTGGGATCAGTACATTGCATCCATGAACAAGGGTGAGGCTGCTGGTGTTATCCAGGGCTGCTGGATTATGTCATCCATTCAGTCGGCAGAAGACCAGTCTGGTAAGTGGGCTATTGTAAACATGCCTGCTTTAGACGGCATTGATGGTGCCACCAATTACGCAAACTGTGGTGGTGCAAGCTGGGCAGTATCTTCTAATTGCAAGAACACTGAACTGGCATTTGATTTCCTAAAGACAACCTTTGGTGGCAGCGTTGAATTATACGATGATTTACTCCCTAACGCCGGCGCAATTTCCAGCTATCTGCCTGCAGCACAGTCGGATGTTTACAATCAGACTTCTGATTTCTATGGTGGACAGGCGGTATACAAAGACATTGTTGAGTTTGCAGGCAAAGTTCCCGCAATTAACTATGGTGCATATTATAATGATATTAGAAGTGCACTGACCGATGCAATCACTAACGTAGTACAGAATGGTGCTGATATTGATGAAGAAATTCAGAATGCACAGGATGCTGTTGAATTTAACATTAGTGAATAA